In Amycolatopsis jiangsuensis, the following proteins share a genomic window:
- a CDS encoding maleylpyruvate isomerase family mycothiol-dependent enzyme: MDLRRFAREERADFADFLDTLRPQQWAEPTLCTGWTVRDVVAHVVSYDEIGARGLVRRFARGKLSLDRANALGHEEYRARPPEDLVAVLRRNPQPRGLTAAFGGMIGFLDGLIHQQDIRRPLGLPRTIPPERLYAALRVLLFAIPVGAARRLPGLRAVATDLDWSAGRGAEVRGPAEAVLLALAGRRAATTDLAGPGLELLVSRTRD, encoded by the coding sequence GTGGACCTGCGCCGCTTCGCCCGCGAGGAACGTGCCGACTTCGCGGATTTCCTGGACACCCTGCGCCCGCAGCAGTGGGCCGAGCCGACGCTGTGCACCGGGTGGACGGTGCGCGACGTCGTGGCCCATGTGGTGAGCTACGACGAGATCGGCGCCCGCGGCCTCGTCCGCCGGTTCGCCAGGGGGAAGCTGTCCCTGGACCGGGCGAACGCACTGGGGCACGAGGAGTACCGCGCCCGGCCGCCGGAGGACCTCGTCGCCGTCCTGCGGCGCAATCCGCAGCCGCGCGGGCTGACCGCCGCGTTCGGCGGCATGATCGGGTTCCTCGACGGGCTGATCCACCAGCAGGACATCCGGCGCCCGCTCGGGCTGCCGCGCACCATCCCGCCCGAACGCCTGTACGCCGCCCTGCGGGTCCTGCTGTTCGCGATACCGGTCGGCGCCGCCCGCCGGCTGCCCGGCCTGCGCGCGGTCGCCACGGACCTGGACTGGTCCGCCGGCCGGGGCGCCGAGGTCCGCGGCCCGGCCGAAGCCGTCCTGCTGGCACTGGCCGGCCGCCGTGCGGCGACCACGGACCTGGCCGGACCGGGGCTGGAGCTGCTGGTGTCCCGCACCCGGGACTAG
- a CDS encoding IS110 family transposase: MPHPALPSQGDNTADDVVLDVDTHKDRHVAAVITVLGALVGSETFPATSAGYRQLLAWARTFGTPRRAGVECTGSYGAALARHLGAEGVQVIEVNQPDKATRRRRGKTDSIDAEAAARAVLSGRATGSMKTGDGPVEMLRMFKLAKASAIKARTQTINQLKAVLIAADPALRETLSGLSNPTLFRRCTELPSTTPSDVTSAAVYTLRLLACRIRALTVEIRDLEHRITDTVTQHTPALLERPGIGPDSAAALLVTAGDNPDRLRSEASFAALCGASPIEASSGKTQRRRLNRGGDRQANAALYRIALSRLRWDQRTQDYLDRRAAEGRTRRETIRCLKRYIAREIYYLITNPTPTSSRQPQSSAA, encoded by the coding sequence ATGCCCCACCCAGCCCTGCCCAGCCAAGGCGACAACACCGCCGACGACGTCGTTCTCGATGTGGACACTCATAAGGATCGGCACGTCGCGGCAGTGATCACCGTGCTGGGCGCGTTGGTGGGTAGTGAGACGTTCCCGGCGACGTCGGCCGGCTATCGACAGTTGCTGGCGTGGGCACGCACGTTCGGCACGCCTCGGCGAGCCGGAGTGGAATGCACTGGGTCCTACGGCGCGGCGCTGGCTCGACACCTGGGCGCCGAGGGCGTGCAGGTGATCGAGGTCAACCAGCCGGACAAGGCCACCCGCCGCCGACGCGGCAAAACCGACTCCATCGACGCGGAAGCAGCCGCCCGCGCCGTACTCTCCGGCCGGGCGACCGGAAGCATGAAGACCGGCGACGGCCCGGTGGAGATGCTGCGCATGTTCAAGCTGGCCAAGGCATCCGCCATCAAAGCCCGGACACAGACGATCAACCAGCTCAAGGCGGTGCTCATCGCCGCCGACCCGGCGTTGCGCGAGACACTGTCCGGTCTGAGCAACCCCACGCTCTTCCGCCGCTGCACGGAACTTCCATCGACCACACCCAGCGACGTGACCAGCGCAGCGGTCTACACACTTCGGCTGCTGGCCTGCCGGATCCGCGCGCTGACCGTGGAGATCCGCGACTTGGAGCACCGGATTACCGATACCGTCACCCAGCACACCCCAGCGCTGCTGGAACGTCCCGGAATCGGCCCCGACAGCGCGGCAGCCCTGCTTGTCACGGCCGGGGACAACCCGGACCGTCTGCGCAGCGAGGCGTCTTTCGCAGCCCTGTGCGGAGCCAGCCCCATCGAGGCGTCCTCAGGTAAGACCCAACGACGCCGTCTCAACCGCGGCGGCGACCGCCAGGCAAATGCCGCCCTCTACCGCATCGCGCTCTCTCGCCTGCGCTGGGACCAGCGCACCCAGGACTACCTTGACCGACGTGCCGCTGAAGGCAGGACCCGCCGCGAAACCATCCGCTGCCTCAAACGCTATATCGCACGGGAAATCTACTACCTGATCACCAACCCGACGCCTACGTCGAGCAGGCAGCCACAGTCCAGCGCCGCTTGA
- a CDS encoding zinc finger protein, which produces MFRWQQAEGKRHALEGPFPPRPDETFVALCGAEVTVARGDVPQLGGHWFDPTCAECNAVWLSRT; this is translated from the coding sequence GTGTTCCGATGGCAGCAGGCGGAGGGAAAGCGGCACGCTCTGGAAGGGCCGTTCCCGCCGCGGCCCGACGAGACCTTCGTCGCCTTGTGCGGCGCGGAAGTCACCGTGGCGCGCGGCGATGTGCCGCAGCTCGGCGGACATTGGTTCGATCCGACGTGCGCCGAGTGCAACGCCGTGTGGCTGAGCCGGACATGA
- a CDS encoding PP2C family protein-serine/threonine phosphatase: MAGYPQWHTASEQGPRARNADAVSAYAAAGAPGITFALADGVGDDPGAGRAAQTAAAAAARTPVADGPVTAILNAQQALRKLGGTGDAVLVVAMPFTGGYRIAWVGDARAYGWDGSMIRKLTEDHTMAEYFRTRRQPYSPRMEHVVTTSVRTTTAPEIGTTEVVGGGLLLTSDGVHKVLPPATIDGILADPSRAAATLVSTAIAMGGHDNATALFVEPPEVDVAAIVTEPFPTAA; this comes from the coding sequence ATGGCCGGATATCCACAGTGGCACACCGCGAGCGAGCAGGGTCCGCGGGCGCGCAACGCCGACGCGGTGAGTGCGTACGCCGCGGCCGGTGCCCCCGGCATCACCTTCGCGCTGGCCGACGGGGTCGGGGACGATCCCGGCGCCGGCCGGGCCGCGCAGACCGCGGCGGCCGCCGCCGCGCGTACTCCGGTGGCGGACGGGCCGGTCACCGCGATCCTCAACGCCCAGCAGGCGCTGCGGAAGCTGGGCGGCACCGGTGACGCGGTGCTGGTGGTCGCGATGCCGTTCACGGGTGGCTACCGGATCGCCTGGGTGGGCGACGCCCGTGCGTACGGCTGGGACGGCAGCATGATCCGCAAGCTCACCGAGGACCACACCATGGCCGAGTACTTCCGCACGCGCCGGCAGCCGTACTCGCCGCGGATGGAGCACGTGGTCACCACGAGCGTGCGCACCACGACCGCGCCGGAGATCGGCACCACGGAGGTGGTCGGCGGCGGTCTCCTGCTCACCAGTGACGGCGTGCACAAGGTCCTTCCCCCGGCCACGATCGACGGGATCCTGGCCGATCCGTCCCGTGCCGCCGCCACCCTCGTCTCGACCGCCATCGCCATGGGCGGCCACGACAACGCGACCGCGCTGTTCGTGGAACCGCCGGAGGTGGACGTGGCCGCGATCGTCACCGAACCGTTCCCGACGGCTGCCTGA
- a CDS encoding ArnT family glycosyltransferase, with the protein MTVLSARPAATRARDPRHRTGNAPPWTRFAALGLLVVTAVLYFWNLTASGYGNSFYAAAVQSGTQNLQAWLFGSLDPGNVITVDKPPAALWVTTAFARVFGFSSFTVLAPQALMGVASVGLLYLTVRRVSGPLPGLLAGAGLALTPVAALMFRFNNPDALLVLLLVAAAYCTVRAIENASPKWLVFAGTAIGFGFLTKMMQAFLVLPAFALAYLVAAPATLGKRLLHLLSAAGAVLVSAGWFVALVELWPTASRPYIGGSTGDSLLELALGYNGLGRIFGGDGNGGPGGGPGGGGGGGNAMFGGDSGLGRMFGASFGTEVSWLLPAALLGLAAGLWFTRRAARTDRTRAALVVWGGWLLVTAVVFSFMGGTIHPYYAVQLAPAIAAVVAISGHALWRGRAYLAPRILLGAMIAVTAVWDFILLDRTPDWLPALRWVIVVLGLVAATFVVVGLPRLRTLIAGLAVATVVTLGAGTAAYGVETVSVPHSGSIPTSGPQTSGAGGMGGFGGGGPGMERDSAALGQLLARTTTKWAAATTSSQSAASLELASGKGVIGIGGWMGSDPAPTLAEFRQYVAAGEVSYYVDGGRGGGPGGGSSEIGDWVAANFTATTVDGQTVYRLVY; encoded by the coding sequence ATGACCGTCCTGTCCGCCCGTCCCGCCGCGACCCGGGCGCGGGATCCGCGGCACCGCACGGGAAACGCCCCGCCGTGGACCCGGTTCGCCGCACTCGGCCTGCTGGTGGTCACCGCGGTGCTGTACTTCTGGAACCTGACCGCCTCCGGCTACGGCAACTCGTTCTACGCCGCCGCCGTCCAGTCCGGCACGCAGAACCTGCAGGCGTGGCTGTTCGGCTCCCTGGACCCGGGCAACGTGATCACTGTCGACAAACCGCCTGCCGCCCTGTGGGTGACCACCGCGTTCGCCCGCGTCTTCGGGTTCTCCAGTTTCACCGTGCTGGCCCCGCAGGCGCTGATGGGAGTCGCGTCGGTCGGTCTGCTGTACCTGACCGTGCGCCGGGTGTCCGGTCCGCTGCCGGGGCTGCTGGCCGGCGCGGGGCTCGCGCTGACCCCGGTGGCCGCGCTGATGTTCCGGTTCAACAACCCGGATGCGCTGCTCGTGCTGCTGCTGGTGGCGGCCGCCTACTGCACGGTCCGAGCGATCGAGAACGCGAGCCCGAAATGGCTGGTGTTCGCCGGGACCGCGATCGGCTTCGGCTTCCTGACCAAGATGATGCAGGCATTCCTGGTGCTGCCCGCGTTCGCGCTGGCCTACCTCGTGGCTGCGCCGGCGACGCTCGGCAAACGCTTGCTGCACCTGCTTTCCGCGGCGGGCGCGGTGCTCGTGTCCGCGGGCTGGTTCGTGGCGCTGGTGGAACTGTGGCCCACGGCGTCGCGGCCCTACATCGGCGGTTCGACCGGGGACAGCCTGCTGGAGCTGGCGCTGGGCTACAACGGTCTCGGCCGGATCTTCGGCGGCGACGGCAACGGCGGCCCGGGCGGCGGCCCCGGCGGCGGGGGCGGTGGCGGTAACGCGATGTTCGGGGGCGACTCCGGTCTGGGCCGGATGTTCGGCGCCAGCTTCGGCACCGAGGTCTCCTGGCTGCTGCCGGCCGCGCTGCTCGGCCTGGCGGCCGGGCTGTGGTTCACCCGCCGGGCGGCCCGCACCGACCGCACCCGGGCCGCGCTCGTGGTCTGGGGTGGCTGGCTGCTGGTGACCGCCGTGGTGTTCAGCTTCATGGGCGGCACCATCCACCCGTACTACGCGGTGCAGCTCGCCCCGGCGATCGCCGCGGTGGTCGCAATCTCGGGACACGCCTTGTGGCGGGGCCGCGCCTACCTGGCGCCGCGCATCCTGCTGGGCGCGATGATCGCGGTGACCGCGGTGTGGGACTTCATCCTGCTCGACCGCACGCCGGACTGGCTGCCGGCGCTGCGCTGGGTGATCGTGGTGCTGGGGCTGGTCGCCGCCACATTCGTGGTGGTGGGCCTGCCGCGGCTGCGGACGCTGATCGCCGGGCTGGCCGTGGCCACCGTCGTCACGCTCGGCGCGGGGACCGCCGCCTACGGCGTGGAGACGGTTTCCGTGCCGCACAGTGGTTCCATCCCGACCTCCGGGCCGCAGACGAGCGGAGCCGGCGGGATGGGCGGCTTCGGCGGCGGTGGTCCCGGGATGGAGCGCGACAGCGCCGCGCTCGGGCAGCTGCTGGCGCGGACCACGACCAAGTGGGCCGCGGCGACCACGAGCTCCCAGTCGGCGGCGAGCCTGGAGCTGGCCAGCGGCAAGGGCGTGATCGGCATCGGCGGCTGGATGGGCAGCGATCCGGCGCCGACGCTGGCGGAGTTCCGGCAGTACGTGGCCGCGGGTGAGGTCTCGTACTACGTGGACGGCGGCCGCGGCGGCGGCCCGGGTGGCGGGTCGAGTGAGATCGGCGACTGGGTGGCGGCGAACTTCACCGCCACGACGGTGGACGGCCAGACCGTGTACCGGCTGGTGTACTGA
- a CDS encoding bifunctional glycosyltransferase family 2/GtrA family protein has translation MNATAPSRSSAGAVPAPRPGTTPVGLGGPHPVLDIVIPVYNEEADLEPCIRRLHAYLAERSGYPYRITVADNASTDGTLRVAERLAREFAEVEVHHLDEKGRGRALHAVWSASDAAVLAYMDVDLSTDLAAFGPLVAPLLSGHSDVAIGSRLARGARVVRGPKREFISRCYNLILRSTLAARFSDAQCGFKAIRADVARRLLPHVRDTGWFFDTELLVLAQRAGLRIHEVPVDWVDDPDSSVNIAATATADLKGIARITRATFTGQIPVHRLREQLGREPIGVEAPGVSPRLVTQLVRFAAVGVASTAAYLLLFLLLRTVVGAQAANFTALLITAIANTAVNRRVTFGVRGRAGAGRHQFEGLIVFGLGLVLTSGSLALLNHTANPGIVLETTVLVVANLAATVLRFLLLRGWVFNPRRGRTVPEES, from the coding sequence ATGAACGCCACCGCCCCCTCCCGCAGCAGCGCCGGCGCCGTGCCCGCACCGCGGCCCGGGACGACCCCGGTCGGCCTCGGCGGCCCGCATCCCGTGCTCGACATCGTCATCCCGGTCTACAACGAGGAAGCCGACCTCGAACCGTGCATTCGCCGGCTGCACGCCTACCTCGCCGAACGATCCGGCTACCCGTACCGGATCACCGTGGCGGACAACGCGAGCACCGACGGCACCTTGCGGGTCGCCGAGCGGCTGGCCCGCGAATTCGCCGAGGTCGAGGTCCACCACCTCGACGAGAAGGGCCGCGGCCGGGCCCTGCACGCGGTGTGGTCCGCTTCGGACGCTGCGGTGCTCGCGTATATGGACGTGGACCTGTCCACGGACCTCGCCGCGTTCGGGCCGCTCGTCGCGCCGCTGCTGTCCGGGCATTCCGACGTCGCGATCGGCAGCCGCCTCGCCCGTGGCGCGCGCGTCGTCCGCGGCCCCAAACGAGAGTTCATCTCACGCTGCTACAACCTGATCCTCCGCAGCACGCTCGCCGCACGGTTCTCCGACGCGCAGTGCGGTTTCAAGGCCATCCGCGCGGACGTCGCGCGGCGGCTGCTGCCGCACGTGCGGGACACCGGCTGGTTCTTCGACACCGAACTGCTCGTGCTCGCCCAGCGTGCCGGGCTGCGGATCCACGAGGTGCCGGTCGACTGGGTCGACGACCCGGACTCGTCGGTCAACATCGCCGCGACCGCGACCGCGGACCTCAAAGGCATCGCCCGCATCACCCGCGCCACCTTCACCGGGCAGATCCCGGTGCACCGGCTGCGTGAGCAGCTCGGCCGGGAACCGATCGGAGTGGAGGCACCCGGAGTGTCGCCCCGCCTCGTCACCCAGCTCGTCCGGTTCGCCGCGGTGGGCGTCGCCAGCACTGCCGCCTACCTGCTGTTGTTCCTGCTGCTGCGCACCGTGGTGGGCGCGCAGGCGGCGAACTTCACCGCGTTGCTGATCACGGCCATCGCGAACACCGCGGTGAACCGGCGGGTGACCTTCGGCGTCCGCGGTCGCGCCGGCGCCGGACGGCACCAGTTCGAGGGCCTGATCGTGTTCGGGCTCGGTCTCGTGCTGACCAGCGGCTCGCTCGCGCTGCTCAACCACACCGCGAACCCCGGAATCGTCCTGGAGACCACTGTGCTCGTCGTGGCGAACCTCGCCGCCACAGTGCTCCGCTTCCTGCTGCTGCGTGGCTGGGTCTTCAACCCGCGCCGCGGGCGTACCGTCCCCGAGGAGTCCTGA
- a CDS encoding glycosyltransferase family 39 protein has translation MTAVVTPEAAPSALVPSRRRPPWVRPVLAALLVATAALYLWGLGASGWANAFYSAAAQAGSLSWKALFFGSSDAANGITVDKTPAALWVMSLSARLFGVSSWSVLVPQALMGVGSTWLMYATVRRTSGSAAGLIAGAVLTLTPAAALIFRFNNPDALLVLLLVAAAYCTVRAIEKAGPKWLVLAGTAVGFGFLAKMLQATLVLPAFALAYLVAARTSLGKRLLHLLAGLAAVVVSAGWYLAVVALWPAADRPYIGGSQNNSLLELTLGYNGFGRITGDETGSVGGGSVGGPGGGSGGGWGSTGLFRLFGSEMAGGIAWLLPAAVLAFGAGVWFTRRAPRTDPGRGALLIWGGWLVITAAVFSFMGGIIHPYYTIALAPAIAALVGTAVVQLWRLRTDPVAAGLLSGGLALTTVTTFVLLRQEPSWQPWLAPCMLVAGLCSAVGLFFVNQFNRAFARSLAVAGMVTLLAGTGAYSVATAATPHTGAIPSAGPASGRNFGGMGGGMRGGPGGGGPAGGLLGTTLPGSNLTALLKAGADGYTWVAATVGSNNAAGYQLGSGQPVLAVGGFNGTDPYPTLEQFEQWVRNGTIHYFLGDGMTMPGGRSSGSDLAQQIADWVADHYEPTTVDGVVVYDLTR, from the coding sequence ATGACCGCAGTCGTGACCCCTGAAGCAGCGCCGAGCGCGCTCGTCCCGTCCCGGCGACGACCCCCGTGGGTACGTCCGGTGCTGGCAGCCCTGCTCGTCGCCACCGCCGCGCTCTACCTGTGGGGCCTGGGGGCTTCCGGGTGGGCCAACGCCTTCTACTCCGCCGCCGCGCAGGCCGGTTCGCTCAGCTGGAAGGCGCTGTTCTTCGGCTCGAGCGACGCGGCCAACGGCATCACCGTGGACAAGACGCCGGCCGCGTTGTGGGTGATGAGCCTCTCCGCCCGGCTGTTCGGAGTGAGCAGCTGGAGCGTGCTCGTCCCGCAGGCGCTGATGGGAGTGGGCTCCACCTGGCTGATGTACGCGACGGTGCGCCGCACGTCCGGGTCCGCGGCCGGGCTCATCGCCGGCGCCGTGCTCACCCTCACGCCGGCGGCCGCGCTGATCTTCCGCTTCAACAACCCCGACGCGCTGCTCGTGCTGCTGCTCGTCGCGGCCGCCTACTGCACGGTGCGCGCCATCGAGAAGGCCGGCCCGAAGTGGCTGGTGCTCGCCGGTACCGCGGTCGGCTTCGGTTTCCTGGCCAAGATGCTGCAGGCGACCCTGGTGCTGCCCGCGTTCGCCTTGGCCTACCTCGTGGCCGCGCGGACGTCGCTGGGCAAACGTCTGCTGCACCTGCTCGCCGGACTGGCCGCCGTGGTCGTGTCGGCCGGCTGGTATCTCGCCGTGGTCGCGCTGTGGCCGGCTGCGGACCGGCCGTACATCGGCGGTTCGCAGAACAACAGCCTCCTCGAACTCACCTTGGGCTACAACGGTTTCGGCCGGATCACCGGCGACGAGACGGGCAGCGTCGGCGGCGGGTCCGTCGGCGGTCCCGGTGGCGGCTCCGGCGGCGGCTGGGGCAGTACCGGGCTGTTCCGGCTGTTCGGCAGCGAGATGGCCGGCGGGATCGCCTGGCTGCTGCCCGCGGCGGTGCTCGCCTTCGGAGCCGGGGTGTGGTTCACCCGCCGCGCACCGCGGACCGACCCCGGCCGCGGCGCGCTGCTGATCTGGGGCGGCTGGCTGGTCATCACCGCCGCAGTCTTCAGCTTCATGGGCGGGATCATCCATCCCTACTACACGATCGCGCTCGCCCCGGCGATCGCCGCGCTCGTCGGCACTGCGGTGGTCCAGCTGTGGCGGCTGCGGACGGACCCGGTCGCCGCCGGACTGCTCAGTGGCGGTCTCGCCCTGACCACCGTCACGACTTTCGTCCTGCTCCGGCAAGAACCGTCGTGGCAACCGTGGCTCGCGCCGTGCATGCTCGTGGCCGGACTGTGCTCGGCCGTGGGACTGTTCTTTGTCAACCAGTTCAACCGAGCGTTCGCGCGATCCCTTGCGGTGGCGGGGATGGTGACGCTGCTCGCCGGCACCGGCGCGTACAGCGTCGCGACCGCGGCGACCCCGCACACCGGGGCGATCCCATCCGCCGGACCGGCGTCCGGCCGGAACTTCGGCGGGATGGGCGGCGGAATGCGTGGCGGACCGGGTGGCGGCGGACCCGCGGGCGGACTGCTCGGCACGACGCTGCCGGGCTCGAACCTGACCGCGCTCCTGAAAGCGGGCGCCGACGGCTACACCTGGGTGGCGGCCACGGTGGGCTCCAACAACGCCGCCGGATACCAGCTCGGCAGCGGGCAGCCGGTCCTCGCGGTGGGCGGGTTCAACGGCACCGACCCGTATCCCACCCTCGAACAGTTCGAGCAGTGGGTGCGTAACGGGACAATCCACTACTTCCTCGGCGACGGCATGACCATGCCCGGCGGCCGCAGCAGTGGCAGCGATCTGGCGCAGCAGATCGCCGACTGGGTGGCCGACCACTACGAACCGACCACTGTGGACGGTGTCGTGGTGTACGACCTGACCCGCTGA
- a CDS encoding sensor histidine kinase encodes MTVRAKLAATRFGRLSLRVKLTVAIVLLLSFVCLVIGVVSEFALRAFLTSQADNQLYAAAGRAKEFATHDGPLGGHNPLDAPGQGAGTVNVHFSDGRLVNGGALSAHGERITLTPDEVAVLQGLPPDGHAYTSTIGDLGDYRLTAMPIPGGVVVTGVPLDQMQQTLLTVGLILFGVAAAGVTAAAFVGAFAVRRTLRPLERVAATASRVSELPLDRGHVDLSVRVPDPDTDPRTEVGQVGAALNLMLGHISAALEARHVSELRARQFVADASHELRTPLAAIRGYAELAGRGRALVPSDVARSMSRIESEAGRMTTLVEDLLLLARLDAGRPLDVAEVDLSRLVADAVSDAHVAGPGHHWQLALPDAPVFVLGDVQRLHQVLANLLANARMHTPPDTTVVTALAQSPDGSAVVTVTDTGPGIPPELLPEVFERFARGDSSRSRAAGSTGLGMAIAAAVLVAHHGTIEVHSRPGRTEFAVRLPTAVPAQRQLPTASSPARLP; translated from the coding sequence GTGACTGTTCGCGCGAAGCTCGCTGCCACCCGCTTTGGGCGGCTCTCGCTACGCGTGAAGCTGACCGTGGCGATCGTGCTGCTGCTCTCCTTTGTGTGCCTGGTGATCGGCGTGGTGAGCGAGTTCGCGTTGCGGGCGTTCCTCACGTCGCAGGCCGACAACCAGCTGTATGCCGCGGCCGGCCGCGCGAAGGAGTTCGCCACGCACGACGGACCGCTCGGCGGGCACAACCCGCTGGACGCCCCCGGGCAGGGCGCGGGAACGGTCAACGTGCACTTCTCCGACGGCAGGCTCGTGAACGGCGGCGCGCTGTCGGCGCATGGCGAGCGCATCACGCTGACCCCGGACGAAGTGGCGGTGCTGCAGGGTCTCCCACCGGACGGTCATGCCTACACGAGCACGATCGGGGACCTCGGGGACTACCGGCTCACCGCGATGCCGATTCCCGGCGGCGTGGTGGTGACCGGGGTACCGCTGGACCAGATGCAGCAGACGCTCCTGACCGTCGGGCTGATCCTGTTCGGCGTGGCGGCGGCCGGGGTGACCGCGGCGGCGTTCGTCGGCGCGTTCGCGGTGCGCCGCACGCTGCGCCCGCTCGAGCGGGTCGCTGCGACCGCGTCGCGGGTGTCGGAACTGCCGCTGGACCGCGGTCACGTCGACCTGTCCGTACGGGTGCCCGATCCGGACACCGACCCGCGCACCGAGGTGGGCCAGGTCGGCGCGGCACTCAACCTGATGCTCGGGCACATCTCCGCGGCACTGGAGGCCCGGCACGTGAGCGAGCTGCGGGCCCGCCAGTTCGTCGCGGATGCCAGTCACGAGCTGCGCACCCCGCTCGCGGCCATCCGCGGGTACGCGGAGCTGGCCGGACGCGGCCGCGCGCTGGTGCCCTCCGACGTCGCCCGGTCCATGAGCCGCATCGAATCCGAGGCCGGCCGGATGACGACGCTCGTGGAGGACCTGCTGCTGCTCGCGCGGCTCGACGCGGGCCGCCCGCTCGACGTCGCCGAGGTCGACCTGTCCCGGCTCGTCGCGGACGCGGTGAGCGACGCGCACGTGGCGGGACCGGGGCACCACTGGCAGCTCGCACTGCCGGACGCGCCGGTCTTCGTGCTCGGCGATGTGCAACGCCTGCACCAGGTCCTGGCCAACCTGCTGGCGAACGCGCGCATGCACACGCCGCCGGACACGACGGTGGTCACCGCGCTCGCGCAGTCCCCAGACGGCAGCGCCGTGGTGACCGTGACCGACACCGGCCCGGGCATCCCGCCCGAACTCCTGCCGGAGGTCTTCGAACGATTCGCACGCGGCGACTCCTCCCGATCGCGGGCGGCCGGGTCGACCGGGCTCGGCATGGCAATCGCGGCCGCGGTGCTCGTCGCCCACCACGGAACCATCGAAGTGCACAGCCGCCCCGGCCGCACGGAGTTCGCGGTCCGGCTGCCCACGGCGGTCCCCGCGCAGCGCCAGCTGCCCACCGCGTCATCCCCCGCCCGGTTGCCGTGA
- a CDS encoding fructosamine kinase family protein, protein MVPRQRSEGPAEAAARLTGRAVTGAGHTGSLGRVTLAGGAVAVVKYAPGAAAAEAAGLRWLADAGAVAVPRVHGADADWLVLDLVDASSPTTAAAETFGRELAALHAAGAPSFGAPPPGGPADAWIGNASMRNVPGDSWPQWYAEHRVLPYVRTAVDAGALSSSEAAVIERACARFPDTTEAPARLHGDLWNGNVLWSDRGAVLIDPAAHGGHRETDLAMLHLFGCPRLERVVAAYHEAAPLADGYRERIPLHQLFPLLVHTVLFGRSYAAQAVAAARSLG, encoded by the coding sequence GTGGTTCCCCGGCAGCGCTCCGAAGGACCGGCCGAAGCGGCCGCGCGGCTCACCGGCCGGGCCGTGACCGGCGCCGGGCACACTGGCTCCCTCGGCCGGGTCACGCTGGCCGGCGGTGCGGTCGCGGTGGTGAAGTACGCCCCCGGGGCGGCCGCGGCCGAAGCCGCCGGGCTGCGCTGGCTGGCCGACGCCGGAGCGGTGGCGGTGCCGCGGGTCCACGGGGCCGACGCGGACTGGCTCGTGCTCGACCTCGTCGACGCGTCCTCCCCCACTACTGCCGCGGCGGAGACGTTCGGACGCGAACTTGCCGCTCTGCACGCGGCCGGCGCACCGTCGTTCGGCGCTCCCCCACCGGGCGGTCCCGCGGACGCGTGGATCGGAAACGCATCGATGCGGAACGTGCCCGGGGACAGCTGGCCGCAGTGGTACGCCGAACACCGCGTGTTGCCGTACGTGCGCACTGCGGTCGACGCCGGCGCGCTGAGTTCTTCGGAAGCGGCAGTGATCGAACGGGCCTGCGCGCGGTTTCCGGACACCACCGAAGCACCGGCTCGGCTGCACGGTGATCTGTGGAACGGCAACGTGCTGTGGAGCGACCGTGGCGCCGTCCTCATCGATCCGGCAGCGCACGGTGGGCACCGTGAGACGGACCTGGCGATGCTGCACCTGTTCGGCTGCCCGCGCTTGGAGCGCGTCGTCGCGGCGTACCACGAAGCCGCACCGCTTGCCGACGGGTACCGCGAGCGCATACCGCTGCACCAACTGTTCCCGCTGCTCGTGCACACCGTCTTGTTCGGACGGTCTTACGCCGCGCAGGCCGTCGCCGCGGCGCGGTCACTGGGCTGA